From Mucilaginibacter inviolabilis, a single genomic window includes:
- a CDS encoding RNA polymerase sigma factor, with protein MSNQKDEQLSDQRLVTAVLNGDRHAFGLIIKKTEGLVAQMTFKMISSPGDRKDIAQDVYLKAFKNLRGFKFQSKLSTWIGQIAYNTCLHYLEKKKLVLLDNFGEDSESPLNHISEDLKNDTEDILFGKELAALLNTEIEQLKPLYKMLISLYHQEELSYAEIAEITSLPEGTVKNYLFRARKTLKENILLKYKRNEL; from the coding sequence GTGAGCAATCAAAAGGATGAACAATTAAGCGATCAACGCCTGGTAACAGCTGTGTTAAACGGCGATCGCCATGCTTTTGGTTTGATCATTAAAAAGACGGAAGGACTGGTTGCGCAAATGACCTTCAAAATGATCAGCAGCCCGGGCGACCGGAAAGACATTGCCCAGGACGTTTACCTGAAGGCCTTCAAAAATCTTCGTGGCTTTAAGTTTCAATCTAAATTATCTACCTGGATCGGTCAGATCGCTTATAATACCTGTCTTCATTACCTGGAGAAAAAGAAGCTGGTACTCCTGGATAACTTTGGAGAAGACAGTGAGTCGCCCCTAAACCACATTAGCGAGGATCTGAAGAATGACACCGAAGATATCCTGTTTGGTAAGGAACTGGCGGCTCTGCTTAACACAGAGATAGAACAGCTTAAGCCACTTTATAAAATGCTTATTTCCTTATACCACCAGGAAGAGCTAAGCTATGCCGAAATTGCTGAAATTACATCCCTGCCAGAGGGCACAGTGAAAAACTACCTTTTCAGGGCAAGAAAAACGCTGAAAGAAAACATTTTATTAAAATATAAAAGGAACGAGTTATGA
- a CDS encoding NAD-dependent epimerase/dehydratase family protein, protein MDSILVIGSNGQIGTELIDALKETWPVYQVISCDIRPREQLKGDMFVQADVNDLERLKTIFEQYRIKQVYLLAALLSATGETKPRYAWDLNINGLLNVLDLSVAYRVEKVFWPSSIAVFGPGSPKDDTPQFGEKDPQTVYGFSKLAGEHWCNYYREKYSLDVRSIRYPGLISWKAAPGGGTTDYAVQIFHDAIASESYACFLSADTRLPMMYMNDAIRGTIELMQTPLEKLKVFRSYNLAGFSCTPGGLATEISEHIPGFTISYLENDPRQQIADSWPRSIDDSEAQKDWGWHARFDLKAMTGDMIKHLSLVI, encoded by the coding sequence ATGGATAGTATTTTAGTAATAGGCTCAAACGGGCAGATAGGCACCGAGCTGATTGATGCCTTAAAGGAAACCTGGCCTGTGTATCAGGTTATTAGCTGCGATATAAGACCACGTGAGCAGTTAAAGGGCGATATGTTTGTACAAGCCGATGTTAATGACCTGGAGCGGCTAAAAACGATTTTTGAGCAATATCGCATCAAGCAAGTATACCTGCTGGCGGCACTTTTATCAGCCACCGGCGAAACCAAACCCCGTTACGCCTGGGATTTGAACATCAATGGTCTGCTCAATGTATTGGATCTGTCGGTAGCTTACCGGGTGGAAAAAGTTTTCTGGCCCAGTTCTATCGCGGTGTTTGGGCCGGGTTCGCCCAAGGATGATACCCCGCAGTTTGGTGAAAAAGATCCGCAAACGGTTTATGGCTTCAGCAAGCTGGCCGGCGAGCACTGGTGCAACTATTATCGCGAAAAATATAGTCTGGATGTCCGCAGTATCCGTTATCCCGGTCTTATCAGCTGGAAAGCCGCGCCTGGCGGAGGTACTACCGATTACGCCGTACAGATATTTCACGACGCCATTGCGAGCGAAAGCTACGCATGTTTCCTTTCGGCCGATACGCGCCTGCCTATGATGTATATGAATGATGCCATCCGTGGCACCATTGAGCTGATGCAAACCCCACTGGAAAAGTTAAAAGTATTCCGTTCCTATAATCTGGCTGGTTTTAGTTGTACACCCGGTGGATTGGCAACTGAGATCAGCGAACATATTCCGGGTTTTACCATCAGTTATCTCGAAAACGACCCTCGCCAGCAAATAGCCGACAGCTGGCCAAGATCAATTGACGACAGCGAAGCCCAGAAGGACTGGGGCTGGCATGCCAGATTCGATCTGAAAGCGATGACCGGTGATATGATCAAACACCTGTCGCTGGTGATATAA